The following are from one region of the Hymenobacter sp. YIM 151858-1 genome:
- a CDS encoding vWA domain-containing protein: protein MRTVLFCGLLGAALYLGAANPATAQVKPKAEPISPASDSLAIRGLVTDVSTGVGIPGATVLLKGTTTGVSTDAKGGFRLVLPSAKGKHILQISSVGYVTREMPVRPGQTVAVGLAADTKTLNEVVVTGAAPVQQRREVTGAVATQSKARVMIRGNNSMPSVSTPYYPYDQARRPRENRESYEHVAENGFQLVGKAPLSTFSIDVDAASYSNVRRFLLQDGQLPPPDAVRTEELVNYFRYNYPPPTDASAPCTLTLEQAPCPWAPQHQLVLVGLQARTVPTDKLPPANLVFLIDVSGSMASADKLPLVKASLKQLVRELRPQDKVSMVVYAGAAGLVLPPTPGSQRADILAALDNLEAGGSTAGGAGLRLAYATARQNFLKEGNNRVILATDGDFNVGESSDDAMEHLIKQERESGVFLSVLAVGTGNLQDSKMERLADKGNGNYAYIDNLAEGRRVLVQQFGGTLFTLAKDVKLQVEFNPARVQAYRLIGYENRLLADEDFNNDKKDAGELGAGQQVTALYEVVPVGAPPVVDGLKYQSVAPAPAGAAAAELLTVKLRYKEPQGQQSRLVSQALGAADAKNITEGSENLRWAAAVAQMSLLLRQSERRGLATWDNTLQLARAARGRDDDGYRAECIRMMETAAGLAPTKEVYGSR, encoded by the coding sequence ATGCGCACCGTTCTATTCTGCGGCCTCCTAGGTGCCGCCTTGTACCTAGGAGCTGCCAACCCGGCCACGGCCCAGGTAAAACCCAAAGCCGAGCCCATAAGCCCCGCTTCCGATTCGCTTGCCATTAGGGGCCTCGTAACCGACGTTAGCACCGGCGTGGGCATACCAGGAGCTACCGTGCTCCTGAAGGGCACAACGACCGGCGTCAGCACCGATGCCAAGGGCGGCTTTCGGCTTGTACTGCCCTCAGCCAAAGGCAAGCACATCCTGCAGATCAGCAGCGTAGGCTATGTTACCAGAGAAATGCCCGTGCGGCCGGGGCAAACGGTAGCTGTGGGGTTGGCAGCCGACACCAAAACACTGAACGAAGTGGTGGTAACTGGCGCAGCGCCAGTTCAGCAACGTCGTGAGGTAACCGGAGCCGTTGCTACGCAGAGCAAGGCCCGTGTGATGATACGGGGCAACAATAGCATGCCATCTGTATCAACTCCTTACTACCCCTACGACCAAGCCCGGCGCCCGCGCGAAAACCGCGAATCGTACGAGCACGTGGCCGAAAACGGGTTTCAGCTGGTTGGCAAAGCGCCGCTGAGCACCTTCAGCATCGATGTGGACGCGGCCTCGTACAGCAACGTGCGCCGCTTTTTGCTGCAGGATGGCCAGCTGCCCCCGCCCGATGCCGTGCGCACCGAGGAGCTGGTAAACTATTTCCGCTACAACTACCCGCCGCCCACCGATGCCAGCGCGCCCTGCACCCTTACGTTGGAGCAAGCCCCCTGCCCGTGGGCGCCGCAGCACCAGCTGGTACTTGTGGGCCTGCAGGCCCGCACCGTGCCCACCGATAAGCTGCCGCCCGCCAACTTGGTGTTTCTGATTGATGTGTCGGGCTCGATGGCCTCGGCCGATAAGCTGCCGCTCGTGAAGGCCTCGCTGAAGCAGCTGGTGCGCGAGCTGCGGCCCCAGGACAAGGTATCGATGGTGGTGTATGCCGGCGCGGCGGGTTTGGTGCTGCCGCCCACGCCCGGCTCGCAGCGGGCCGATATTCTGGCGGCGCTGGATAACCTGGAAGCGGGTGGCTCCACGGCCGGCGGCGCGGGGCTGCGCCTGGCTTATGCTACGGCCCGGCAGAACTTTCTGAAAGAAGGCAACAACCGCGTGATTCTGGCCACCGACGGCGACTTCAACGTGGGCGAATCGTCGGACGACGCGATGGAACACCTGATTAAGCAGGAGCGCGAATCGGGCGTGTTTTTGTCGGTGCTGGCCGTTGGCACCGGCAACCTGCAGGACAGCAAAATGGAGCGGCTAGCCGACAAAGGCAACGGCAACTACGCCTACATTGATAACCTGGCCGAGGGCCGGCGCGTGCTGGTGCAGCAGTTCGGTGGCACCTTGTTTACCCTGGCCAAAGACGTGAAGCTGCAGGTCGAGTTCAACCCCGCCCGCGTGCAGGCCTACCGCCTCATCGGCTACGAAAACCGCCTGCTGGCCGACGAAGACTTCAACAACGACAAAAAAGACGCCGGCGAGCTGGGCGCCGGGCAGCAGGTAACGGCCCTCTACGAAGTGGTGCCCGTGGGTGCGCCGCCCGTGGTTGATGGCCTGAAGTACCAGTCCGTGGCGCCGGCACCCGCCGGCGCGGCCGCCGCCGAGCTGCTCACCGTGAAGCTGCGCTACAAAGAACCCCAGGGCCAGCAGAGCCGCCTGGTAAGCCAGGCCCTAGGTGCCGCCGATGCCAAGAACATAACGGAGGGCTCCGAAAACCTGCGCTGGGCGGCGGCCGTGGCCCAAATGAGC
- a CDS encoding RNA polymerase sigma factor produces the protein MFLFRRPKPQEQPPTEAELLARYRAHGDVQDLGRLYEPYFHLVYGVCLRYLRDEADSKDAVMQIFEKLVTDLRRHEVQNLGSWLHTTARNHCLMELRRRKASPEAVEISLPGVESDGAAHLLDADDDFPTEEHLQQLEVALARLPPEQHRCLDLFYRQQQSYQEIADLTGYDLKQVKSHLQNGKRNLKLYLARHVAR, from the coding sequence ATGTTTTTGTTTCGCCGCCCCAAGCCCCAGGAGCAGCCGCCCACCGAGGCCGAGCTGCTGGCGCGCTACCGCGCCCACGGCGATGTGCAAGACCTAGGGCGCCTCTACGAGCCATACTTTCACCTGGTGTACGGCGTGTGCCTGCGCTACCTGCGCGACGAGGCCGATAGCAAGGACGCCGTGATGCAGATTTTTGAGAAGCTGGTGACGGATTTGCGCCGCCACGAGGTGCAAAACCTCGGCAGCTGGCTGCACACCACCGCCCGCAACCACTGCCTCATGGAGCTGCGCCGGCGCAAAGCCTCGCCCGAGGCCGTCGAAATTTCGTTGCCCGGTGTGGAATCCGACGGCGCGGCGCATCTGCTTGATGCCGACGATGATTTCCCGACCGAAGAGCACCTGCAGCAGCTCGAGGTAGCCCTGGCGCGGCTGCCCCCCGAGCAGCACCGCTGCCTCGATTTGTTTTACCGCCAGCAGCAGTCGTATCAGGAAATAGCCGACCTCACCGGCTACGACCTCAAGCAAGTAAAAAGCCACCTGCAAAACGGCAAGCGCAACCTCAAACTCTACCTCGCCCGCCATGTCGCCCGCTAA